The Caretta caretta isolate rCarCar2 chromosome 5, rCarCar1.hap1, whole genome shotgun sequence genome contains a region encoding:
- the SEC11C gene encoding signal peptidase complex catalytic subunit SEC11C isoform X2, with protein MDVFEDLRRMNKRQLYYQVLNFAMIVSSALMIWKGLIVITGSESPIVVVLRENGNIKFLTKGDNNEVDDRGLYKEGQNWLEKKDVVGRARGFLPYVGMVTIIMNDYPKFKYALLAVMGAYVLLKRES; from the exons ATGGACGTCTTCGAGGACTTGCGGCGAATGAACAAGCGCCAG CTATATTACCAAGTATTAAATTTTGCCATGATTGTGTCTTCTGCACTTATGATATGGAAAGGTCTGATTGTCATCACGGGAAGTGAAAGCCCTATTGTTGTGGTACTCAG AGAAAATGGAAACATCAAATTTCTGACTAAGGGTGATAATAATGAAGTTGATGATAGAGGCTTGTACAAAGAAGGTCAGAACTGGCTAGAAAAGAAGGATGTTGTTGGAAGAGCGAGAGG CTTTTTGCCTTATGTTGGGATGGTTACCATAATAATGAATGACTACCCAAAATTTAAG TATGCTCTTTTGGCAGTAATGGGAGCATATGTATTACTGAAACGTGAATCctaa
- the SEC11C gene encoding signal peptidase complex catalytic subunit SEC11C isoform X1, with translation MDVFEDLRRMNKRQLYYQVLNFAMIVSSALMIWKGLIVITGSESPIVVVLSGSMEPAFHRGDLLFLTNFQEDPIRAGEIVVFKVEGRDIPIVHRVIKIHEKENGNIKFLTKGDNNEVDDRGLYKEGQNWLEKKDVVGRARGFLPYVGMVTIIMNDYPKFKYALLAVMGAYVLLKRES, from the exons ATGGACGTCTTCGAGGACTTGCGGCGAATGAACAAGCGCCAG CTATATTACCAAGTATTAAATTTTGCCATGATTGTGTCTTCTGCACTTATGATATGGAAAGGTCTGATTGTCATCACGGGAAGTGAAAGCCCTATTGTTGTGGTACTCAG TGGCAGTATGGAACCAGCATTTCATAGAGGAGACCTGTTGTTTTTAACAAATTTCCAAGAAGACCCTATTAGAGCTGGTGAAATAGTTGTTTTTAAAGTTGAGGGCAGAGATATCCCAATAGTTCACAGAGTAATCAAAATCCATGAAAa AGAAAATGGAAACATCAAATTTCTGACTAAGGGTGATAATAATGAAGTTGATGATAGAGGCTTGTACAAAGAAGGTCAGAACTGGCTAGAAAAGAAGGATGTTGTTGGAAGAGCGAGAGG CTTTTTGCCTTATGTTGGGATGGTTACCATAATAATGAATGACTACCCAAAATTTAAG TATGCTCTTTTGGCAGTAATGGGAGCATATGTATTACTGAAACGTGAATCctaa